DNA from Chitinophagales bacterium:
TTGCATCACGATGATAAAAAAACTACCCGAGACATTTATAGTTTTTTAGACTTGAATACACGTATAGGTTTGATAGAACTATTTTTTAAGGGGAATTCTATGGAGTTAACAGAATGTCTTGTATGGCTAAATAAGCTCGATACCAAAGAGGCTTGTATGAAAGTTATAGATAAGTTTGCGGTGAGATTCGGCGTAGACAAAACGGAGGATATCTACAAACAGTTCGTAGGTCTAGTAGATAGAAAGCTAGATTACAGCAAATAATAGCTAATGTTTACTAGCTAGATAGCGTTCTGCTTCTAGCGCAGCCATACATCCAGTACCCGCAGCTGTAACTGCTTGTCTATAATTTCTATCCATGACATCCCCACAAGCGAATACCCCTTCTACATTCGTTTTTGTAGTTCCAGGAATCACTTTTATATAGCCATCATTATCTGTTTCTACATATTTGGAGAATATCTGTGATTGTGGAGTATGGCCTATAGCTACAAAGAATCCTGTAATCGGTATTTCTTGCAGACTGCCGTCTTTGGTGTTTTTTATTCTTACAGCTTCTACGACCTTATCGCCTAGAATTTCATCCGTTTCACTATTCCAGTAAACTTTGATATTCGAAGTTCTTAATACGCGGTCTTGCATAATCTTACTTGCTCTCATTTGATCCCTTCGAATCAACATATGCACGGTCGTACATAATTTTGAGAGATAAAGGGCCTCTTCACAGGCACTATCCCCTGCTCCCACAATAGCTACCTCCTGACCTCTATAAAAGAAGCCATCACAGACTGCGCAAGCAGAAACACCGCTGCCATTTAATCTTTGTTCAGAAGGAATCCCTAACCATTTGGCAGTAGCTCCAGTGGATATAATTACGGTCTGAGCCGATATCTCTTCACCTTTTTCATTTTTGCAAATATAAGGTGGTTTACCAGAAGAAAAATCTACCTCCGTAATTAACCCTGGTCGAATATCAGCATCAAATCGCTTAGCCTGATCATAAAGTTCTTTCATCATTTCTGGTCCTTGAATTCCATGAGGATAACCAGGAAAATTCTCCACTTCATTCGTTGTCATTAACTGACCTCCAGGCTCAAGGCCTTGATACATTAATGGTTTTAAATTAGCCCTCGAAGCATAAATAGCAGCAGTATAACCAGCTGGACCTGAACCAATAATTAAGCATTCCGTTTCTATCATGATAAATATTTAATATAAATTGTTTTTAGTTTCGGTTTTTGAACAAACAAACCACGAAATTAGTTCGATATTAATTATTTTTACGACAAGTTACAAACAGCTATGTTGAAAAATCCAAATATTGGAGATCGAGTTAAATGGATAAATCAATCATGGAGAGGTACTATACTAGAACTCCAAGGGCAAAGAGCTAGAGTTCTATTGAATGATGGATTTGAAGAATGGGAACAAATTTCAAAATTAACCTCGGAAAACGAAATTATAGATTTAGATAAAATTCATGATAGTAAAAATGAAATAACACATATTGAATCGAGACCTTTAAAGATTTCAGAGATAGACCTACATATTGAAAACCTTTTCGTTCATTGGAAAAAAATCCCAAAGGAAAAGATTTTAGAAATGCAAATTCAGGCATTTCAGGAAGAATTTCATGCATGTTATAGAAATTCAGATGAGCTTATAGTTATTCACGGCAAAGGAAGTGGAATTCTAAAAGAAAACATATTAA
Protein-coding regions in this window:
- the trxB gene encoding thioredoxin-disulfide reductase; its protein translation is MIETECLIIGSGPAGYTAAIYASRANLKPLMYQGLEPGGQLMTTNEVENFPGYPHGIQGPEMMKELYDQAKRFDADIRPGLITEVDFSSGKPPYICKNEKGEEISAQTVIISTGATAKWLGIPSEQRLNGSGVSACAVCDGFFYRGQEVAIVGAGDSACEEALYLSKLCTTVHMLIRRDQMRASKIMQDRVLRTSNIKVYWNSETDEILGDKVVEAVRIKNTKDGSLQEIPITGFFVAIGHTPQSQIFSKYVETDNDGYIKVIPGTTKTNVEGVFACGDVMDRNYRQAVTAAGTGCMAALEAERYLASKH
- a CDS encoding Smr/MutS family protein, which encodes MLKNPNIGDRVKWINQSWRGTILELQGQRARVLLNDGFEEWEQISKLTSENEIIDLDKIHDSKNEITHIESRPLKISEIDLHIENLFVHWKKIPKEKILEMQIQAFQEEFHACYRNSDELIVIHGKGSGILKENILRILQEQKQISYEAMQDGKYKHAAIKICFHKT